In the Sandaracinus amylolyticus genome, CCGCACCACGAAGCGCTCTGCGTCGCGGATCTCGATCGAGGCCGCGTCGGCGCGCCGCAAGCCGTCGATCGACACCGAGTACGGCTGGCGGATCGTGCGGCAGCGATCGGGATCTTCGCACGCTGCGATCGAGAGCTCGATCGCGCAGTACGCGGCGGCCGGGATCTCGAGCGGCTCGATCACCGTGAGCTGGTTCGCCACCGCGTCGAGCACCGCGCGCCGAAGCAGCGGCACCTGCGCGCCCTCGCAGTCCTCGAGGGTCGCCTCCTCGACCACGATCAGCGCCGACTCGATCGCGGGATCGGGCGAGAGCCCCATCGGATCGTAGCCTCCGCCGCCCATCTCGGGCGCGAAGGGCGGATTGCCGGTCTCGGTCCCGCCGCACGACGGTGCTGCGCCGATCGCGAGCGCCGCCGTCACGAGTGCCAGCTTCGCACGCCGGATCATCGCGGAGCCTTCGCCTTTCTCGCCGAGGTCTTCTCCGCCTTCGTCAGCGGGAAGAGCTGGAAATTGATCTGCACCACCTCGCGCGGATCGCCCTCGCGCGTCGAGAGCTCGAGCAGCTCGCGGCGGAACTTCTGGATCCGATCCTTGATCTCCGCGAGGCCCTTGCTGCCCACACAGAGCGTCAGCGAGCTGACGTCGCGCTCGGCTGCGGGCACGTCGTCGATCGACGATGCGGCGCGCGACATCATCATGCGGTGGTAGTTGCCGATGTGGTGCCCGCGCGTCTCGGGGCCCGTCGACACCAGCGCCTCGCCCTGGCCCACGCGGCCGTCCTCGCCGGTGACGAGCAGGCCGAGCTCGAAGAGCGTCGCGAGCGCGCTCTTCGCCTCGTCCTTCGAGATCGGCGGGCGCAGGCGCGGCGCGACCCACTCGGGCTCCGCCTCGAAGTCACGGCGCGCGGCGAGCTCGCGGATCGCGGGCAGGTACCAGGTCGAGTGATAGGCGGCGTGCGCGAGCTCGAGCCGGTGCGCGCTGCGATAGCGGCGGAACCCGGTGAGGCGCGTATACGCGGCGTTGCGCGCGGCCGCGTCCTTCGCCTGGTTGAACGCGACGAGATCGACGAAGTAGCGCGCCGCGTCGTCGCGCAGACCGAGCGCGGTCGCGAAGCGCGGTGCCATCTGGTCCGAGAGGTTGCGCTCGCCGTCGATCACGAGCTTCAGATAGTTCGGCGAGCGGAGCCCCGCGAGGCGCGAGAACGCGCGGAAGGAGAATCCACGCCCGAGCGCCTTCTTCTCGGCGTACACGTCCCGCAAGAACGCGCGGTAGTCGAGGTACGCGAAGACGTCGGCCAAGGCGCGCACAGCGTGCCCGAGCGGGGACCCGCGAGCAAGCGAACGTGTATACAGCTTGAGCGCGCGCCCGCCGGTCGGCTCGACGTACCCGGCGCTACCGGCGTGCATCGTGCGACGCGCCGTATACTCGCGAGCCACCGATGACCCGAAGGATCCTTCGGGTTCTCACTTCTTCGCGACCCCGCCGCCGAACACGCCCGCGCCGCCGCTCCACACCGACGCGACCCGCTTGAGATCCTCGGGCGGCAGGTACGGCTTCTCGCGCGACGCGCTCGCCGCGCTCGTGACCTGCTCGATCGTGCGCGCGCCGACGCACGCCGTCGCGACGAACGGGCTCGAGAGCACGAAGCGAAGCGCGGCGGTCGCGAGGTCCGGCACGTCGTCCTTCACGAGGAAGCGCAGATCCTCCACCTGACGCAGCCGCTCCGCGAAGCTCGTCGCGTCCCAACGACGGCTGCGGTGATCGCGCTCGCCGAACTTCGTCTCGTTGGTCCAGCGCCCGGCGAGGAGGCCGTAGCAGAGCGGCGAGCGCGCGATCGCGGCGGCGCCGTAGTGCTTCATCGTCGCCGACAGATCGTGCAGCACGTGCGGGTCGAGCGCGTGGTGCGCGATCCCGATCGCCTGCGCGCCGACCTCGAGCGCGGCGCGCCCCTCCTCCGCGGTCACGACGCTCGCGCCCCACGCCCGCACCTTGCCGCTCGCGAGCAGGTGATCGACGCCCTTCCGATAGAGGTCCGACTGCAGGACCTTCATCGGCGGGTTGTGCAGCAGCACGACGTCGATCGTCTCGCGGCCGAGCCGCTTCAGCGAGGCCTCGACGTCGTCGATGATCTGCTGGGAGTCGAAGCGCCCGCTCAAGCGATCGCCCATCGTCGCCTGGCCGGTGCGCGTGATCAGCACCGCGTCCTTCAGGTGATCGCCGAGCGCGGCGGCGGTGCGCCACTCGCTCTCGCCGTCGCCCCAGAGCGGCGCGACGTCGAACGTCGTCACGCCCGCGTCCCACGCCGCCTTCACGACCGACTCGAAGCGCGAGGGCTCGGTCTTCTCGCCGTAGGCACCGCTCGCGAGCCCCCATGTCCCGAGGGCGATCTCGGACACGCGCACCGAGGTCCGACCGAGAGTCCGGATCTGCATCGGGCTCCCTCGTATCCGGGCTCGACGCGGAGGGCAAGAGCGTCGCGTCGAGAGTACATTCCGGCGCCTATGCGCCTCTCCACGCTCCTCGGCCCCGACCTGCGGCAGACGCTCGAGCAGGAGCCCGAGGCGCTACGTGACGCGCTCGACGAATTCCACGAGGAGGACATCGCCGAGATCGCGGAGGACCTCCCGCTCGACGACGTCGTCGCGCTGATGCGCGCGCTGCCCGACGAGCTCGCCGCGACGGTGCTCGAGCGCATCCCCGACGAGCGGCGCGCCGACATCCTCGAGAAGCTCAAGCCCGAAGAGGCCGCGACGATCCTCGTCGAGATGGAGCCCGACGATCGCGCCGACGTGGTGCAGACGCTCGAGCTCGATCTGCGGACGACGCTGCTCGAGGTGCTCGACCAGGTCGATCCCGAGGTCGCCGAGGAGACCCGAGAGCTCGCCGCGTATCCGGAGCACACGGCCGGCGGCATCATGACCACCGGCTTCGTGGGGCTCGCGCCCGACACGAAGGTCTGGCAGGCGATCGAAGAGGTCCGTCGACTCTCGCGCGAGGAAGAGGTCGAGAACGTCTACTACGTCTACGTCCTCGCCTTCGGCGACAAGCTCCAGGGCGTCGTCTCGCTGCGCGATCTGATCCTCGCCGATCCCGGCCAGACGCTCGCGGACGTGATGACCGAGAACGTCGTGCGCGTGCACGACATGGACGAGCAGGAAGAGGTCGCACGCACCATCGCGAAGTACGACTTCCAGGCGCTCCCGGTCGTCGATCAGCAGGGCGTGATGCTCGGTGTCGTGACCGTCGACGACGTGGTCGACGTCGTCATCGAGGAAGCGACCGAGGACGCGCAGCGGATGGGCGCGGTCACGCCCATCGAGGACACGTACTTCGGCACCGGGTTCCTCGCGTACTGGCGGAGCCGCGTGACGTGGCTCGTCGTGCTCTTCCTCGGCGGGTTCCTC is a window encoding:
- a CDS encoding aldo/keto reductase, which encodes MQIRTLGRTSVRVSEIALGTWGLASGAYGEKTEPSRFESVVKAAWDAGVTTFDVAPLWGDGESEWRTAAALGDHLKDAVLITRTGQATMGDRLSGRFDSQQIIDDVEASLKRLGRETIDVVLLHNPPMKVLQSDLYRKGVDHLLASGKVRAWGASVVTAEEGRAALEVGAQAIGIAHHALDPHVLHDLSATMKHYGAAAIARSPLCYGLLAGRWTNETKFGERDHRSRRWDATSFAERLRQVEDLRFLVKDDVPDLATAALRFVLSSPFVATACVGARTIEQVTSAASASREKPYLPPEDLKRVASVWSGGAGVFGGGVAKK
- the mgtE gene encoding magnesium transporter, which encodes MRLSTLLGPDLRQTLEQEPEALRDALDEFHEEDIAEIAEDLPLDDVVALMRALPDELAATVLERIPDERRADILEKLKPEEAATILVEMEPDDRADVVQTLELDLRTTLLEVLDQVDPEVAEETRELAAYPEHTAGGIMTTGFVGLAPDTKVWQAIEEVRRLSREEEVENVYYVYVLAFGDKLQGVVSLRDLILADPGQTLADVMTENVVRVHDMDEQEEVARTIAKYDFQALPVVDQQGVMLGVVTVDDVVDVVIEEATEDAQRMGAVTPIEDTYFGTGFLAYWRSRVTWLVVLFLGGFLTANVMEGFADELQRAIVLAMFIPLIISTGGNAGSQSATLVIRALAVEEVRPADWLKVASRELAVGLCLGLVVGVLGFGRAFFTAEGPGVPLALVIAISIVSVVTVGSLLGSLLPLLIQRVGLDPAVSSTPFIASLSDVVGLLIYLSIARALLHLP
- a CDS encoding TIGR02147 family protein, whose protein sequence is MADVFAYLDYRAFLRDVYAEKKALGRGFSFRAFSRLAGLRSPNYLKLVIDGERNLSDQMAPRFATALGLRDDAARYFVDLVAFNQAKDAAARNAAYTRLTGFRRYRSAHRLELAHAAYHSTWYLPAIRELAARRDFEAEPEWVAPRLRPPISKDEAKSALATLFELGLLVTGEDGRVGQGEALVSTGPETRGHHIGNYHRMMMSRAASSIDDVPAAERDVSSLTLCVGSKGLAEIKDRIQKFRRELLELSTREGDPREVVQINFQLFPLTKAEKTSARKAKAPR